The Micromonospora siamensis genome contains the following window.
TGCCGGGTGATGAGCACCGACTCCAGCGGCTCCCCGTCGTCGGTCTGCCGGTCGGCGACGATCGCCACCCCCTCCACCGAGGGGAAGTCGATCCGCTCCAGCGCCCGCAGCAGGTCGTACTCCCGCTCGGCGATCCGCTCCCGGGTCTCCTTGAACGCGTACACGAAGTCGCCGAGCCGGACGAACCGGACGATGTGCCGGGAGATGCCCTGGGGCAGGGCCACCAAATGCTGGGCAGGCCACTCCTCCAGCGGGGTCGACCACGGAAGGTCGAGCAGCGCCGGGTCCACGAGGGCAGAGGTGATCCGCACGGGGACAAGTGTGACGGCTGTCCCCGCCGAACGCTTCCCTTCGTGGTTCGGCACACAGCCACCGAAGCCGTGCCGTCGCCGCCGGCCGGTAGCGTGGTCCGGGTGCGGGAGCCCACGACGGTACGACGGAACGTCCGACTCCGGGCGGTCCGCCCGCCCGGTTGGTGGCCCGACGCGCTGCTGATCGTCGTCCTCGTCGCGCTCACCGTCGCGCTCGCCGCCCACCAGCTCTTCGGGATCGACCGGGCGGTCGCCGACTGGGCGGACGCGCACCGGCCCACGGCCGCCCGGTGGACCGCGATGACCCTGAACTACCTGGGCCAGGGCACCCCGCTGACGCTGATCGCCGCGGGCCTCGGCGTGCTGCTGGCCGTCCGGCTGCGCTCGGTGCGCCCGCTACTGCCCCCGGTCACCGCGTTCGTGCTCACCTACCTCACCATCGGCCCGCTCAAGGTGTGGACCGCCCGGCCGGCGCCCAGCGCCAGCAGCAAGGAACCCTTCCTGCCGCCGGAGCGGACGCTGCCGCTGTTCCAGCACGACCTGCCGGTCAGCTACGCCCAGTCGTACCCGTCGGGGCACGTCGCCAACGCCATCGTCTGGTACGGCGTGATCGCCCTGCTGCTGGCGCCCCTGCTGGCCACCTACGGCCGCCGGATGCCACCGGGGGTGGTCACCGGAATCCGGGTGGTGCCGCCGCTGGTGGTCTTCTGCACCACCATATACCTCGGCTGGCACTGGTTGACCGACTCGGTGGCCGGCCTGGCCCTCGGCTTCCTGCTCGACCGGTTGCTGCGCCGAATGCCCTGGGACGACCTGCCGTTGCCCGGCCGGCTGCGCGAACACGACCGGCCGTTCATGTCGTACCCCTAGGGTTGCCCTGTGGATCGACTCGCGCGCCGGTTGGGCCTGGCCGACGCGGTGGTCATCGGGCTCGGTTCCATGCTCGGCGCGGGGGTCTTCGTGGTCTTCGCCCCGGCCGCGGCGGCGGCCGGTGGCGGCGGGCTGCTGCTCGCGGTGGCCGTGGCCGGCTTCGTCGCCTTCTGCAACGCGACCAGCTCCGCGCGGCTGGCCGCCCGCTACCCCGAGTCCGGCGGCACCTACGTGTACGGCCGGGAAAGACTCAGCCCGTTCGCCGGTTTCCTCGCCGGTTGGGGCTTCGTGGTCGGCAAGACGGCGAGCTGCGCGGCGATGGCGCTGACCATCGGCGCGTACGCCTGGCCGGGGCGGGCCCGGGAGGTGGCGGCGGCGGCCGTGGTGGCGGTGACCGCGGTGAACGTGCGCGGCATCGGAAGGACCGCGCTCGCCACCCGCGTCTTGGTGACGGTGACGCTCACCGTGCTGGCCGTCGTCGCGGTGACCGGCGCGCCGCACGTCGCCGTGGACCAGCTGGACGGGCTCGCCCGGACCGGCGACCGGGGGGTGCTCACCGCCGCCGGGCTGCTCTTCTTCGCCTTCGCCGGGTACGCCCGGATCGCCACCCTGGGCGAGGAGGTACGCGAGCCGGAGCGGACCATCCCCCGGGCGGTGCCGCTGGCGCTGGGCATCGTGCTGGCGATCTATCTGACCCTGGCCGTGGTCGCCCTCGGGGTGCTCGGCGAGCAGCGGCTGGCCGCCGCCAGCGCCCCGCTGGCCGAGGTGGTCACCGCCGCCGGGCTGCCCGGCCTGGCCTGGCTGGTCCGGGCCGGCGCCACCGTGGCCGTGGTCGGGGTGCTGCTCTCCCTGCTGGCCGGGGTGGGCCGGACCACCCTGGCGATGGCCCGCCGCCGCGACCTGCCCGGGGCGCTGGCCGCCGTGCACCCCCGGTACCAGGTGCCGCACCGGGCGGAGCTGGCGGTGGCCGCCGTGGTGATCGTGGTGGTGGCGCTCGGCGACGTACGCGGCGCGATCGGCTTCTCCAGCTGCACGGTGCTGGTCTACTACGCGATCGCCAACGCCTCGGCGCTCACTTTGGGCCGGGAGCCGGGCCGGAAGCTGCCGGTGCAGCTGCTCGCGGCGCTGGGGCTGGTCGGTTGCGTGGCGCTGGCGGTCAGCCTGCCGGTGAGCAGCACGCTCGCCGGGTTCGCCGTGCTCGCCCTCGGCACGGCCGGGTACGCCCTGCGCCACCGCCTGCGCCCCACCACCCGCTGACCCTCACTCGGGCGCCTCCCGAGGCGCCGGCGGGACGGGCGGCGGCAGCGGAGTGGTCTCCCGGAGCAGGGCGCTCAGCCCGGCCCGGCGGGCCACCACGGTCAGCCGGTCCCCCGCCTGGATCACCACCCGCGGATCGGTGGACCAGTCGGCCTTGCGGCCGGGGCGGCTGTGGGCGAGCAGGCGTACCTCCCCGGGGCGGGCGACCGCGGCGAGCGGGCGGCCGTCCAGCGGTGAGCCGGCCACCACCGGCACCTCGGTGACCAGCAACGCGTGCCGGCCGACCGGGATGGTGGCGACCACCGCGCGGTCCAGCAGCGCCACCGCGAAGGCCGGCGCGGCCAGGTACGACACGCTGCGGGAGATGCCGATGCCGAAGGCCTTCTGGATCCGTTCGGCGAAGTCGCCGTCGAAGAGCCGCAGCACCACCGGCAGGTCGGCGTCGATGGCGCGGGCGTTCAGCGCGGCGCGCAGGTTGGTGCCGTCGTCGGTGGAGACCACCACCAGCGCCTGGCAGGTGGCCACGGAGGCCGCGCGCAGCGTCTCCTCCAACCCGGCGTCGCCGACGATCAACGGAACGCCGAGCCGGTGGGCCAGCGCCGCGCCCCGGGCGTCCGGGTCGCGGTCGATGGCCACCACCTCGACGCCGAAGTCGTGCAGCTGGGCCATCACCCGGGTGCCGATGTTGCCCAGGCCGACCACCACCACGTGGCCGGTCCGGTCCGGTTGGATCCGGCCGGAGTGCAGCGCCAGCCGGGCGTTGACGATGCCGTCGACCACCGCGGCGGTGATCAGTGGGATCAGCGCCAGTCCGGCCAGGTTGAGCACCACCTGCATCACCTGGGCGGCGACCGGCTTGGCCAGGTCCGGGTCCTGGCCGCTGAGCGTGGTGACCAGGGTGAGATAGAGCGCGTCGGCCCAGTCGACGTGCGCGGCCCGGGCGTTGAGCCAGCCCAGGGTGGCGATCACCCCGAGCAGCAGCAGCACGGCGATGCCGATCTTGCGGGTGGCGAAACTGCGTACCGCCCGGACCAGCACGGCGAACGGCCGCCGGCGGCGCCGGGCCCGGACCAGGCGGCGGGCCGCCAGCTCGGTGCCGGCCGGCTGGCCGGTCGCCTCGGCGAGCACCACGTCGGCGGACTCCTCGTCCGCCGGCAGGACCCGGATCAGGTCGGGGTCCGTGGTGACGGCCAGGCCGCAGACGACGTCGTCGGGGCGTACGTCGGCGCGCCGGGCCACGTAGAGGGTGCGGCCGGCGTGCCGGAAGTGGGTGGGGGCGACCTCACCGAGGGCGGCGGCCACGAAGGCCGGCGCGGCCATCGAGGCGTCGGAGAGGACCGCCGAGTCGGGGAAGAGCTGCCGCAGGCCGTTGGCGAGGCTGGTGTTGAACATGCGTACCACCAGGCGCAGCCGGGGTTCGACCTCCTGGGCGCAGAGCGTGGCGTGCATGTTGCCCACGTCGTCCTGGCGCAGCAGGGCCAGGCCGTCCGCCCCGGCCAGCCCGGCCCGGCGGAAGGTGGACTCGTCGAGCCGGTCGGCCCGGACCACCTCGATGCCCTGGAGGTCCCGCCCGTCCGGCCCCTCCGAGCGGCGGCGCTCCGGCACCACCAGGGTGACCCGGATCCGGCCGGCGGACGAACCGCTGCCGAGCAGCGCCCGGACCACCCAGTAGGCCAGCGGGTCGGAACCGCAGACCACGTAGTGCGGGCGGGGGTCGCCGTTGCCACGCAGCCGCCAGCCGGTCGCGCGGCGGGCCCGGTCGCGCAGGGGTTCGGCCATGCCCGGATGGTAGTCAGCCGCTCGCGGTACGCGCAGCCCCCGCGATCATGACGCATGTCCCCCGGCACGGCGGGTAGATCACCGCCATGCAGACGTTCCTCCCGTACCCGGACTTCCTGGCCAGCGCCCGGACGCTGGACCAGAAGCGGCTGGGCAAGCAACGGGTGGAGACCATCCAGGTGCTGCGCGGGTTGACCCGGCCGGACTACGGCTGGCGCAACCATCCGGCGGTGAAGATGTGGGCCGGCTACGAGGAGGCGCTGGTCCGGTACGGGTTGGACGTCTGCGCGGTCTGGTCCGAGCCGGGCCGGGCGGACACCTGCGCCGCCACCATGACCACCGACCTGGCCACCGCCTGCGGCCTGACCCGGATCCGCGGCCAGGCCGAGCTGGCCGAGGCCGGTGAGCTGCCGCCCTGGCTGGGTCGCGAGGACCTGCACCTGAGCCACCGGTCGTCGCTGGTCCGCAAGGCGCCCGAGCACTACCGGCCGCTGTTCGGTGACGTCCCGCCCGACGTGGAGTACGTCTGGCCCGCCTCCGACCGCCCCCGCCGCTGCCTGCCCTGAGGTGCGGCAGACTGGTGGCTCGGTCGGGTGGAAGGGTGCACATGACGCTGTCCCAGGTGGTCGGTCGGCTCATCGGCGTACGGGAGCGGGTGGTGGACCCGGGCGGTGGTGGCGCCCCCCGGGTGCCGCACCCGGTGGAGGCGGTGGTGGTCGGCGGTGGCATCGCCGGCATGTCGGCGGCGGTGGTGCTGGTCGAGCGGGGCGTCCGGGTGACGGTGCTGGAGGCGGCGCCCACCCTCGGCGGTCGGCTCGGCGCGTGGCCGGCGGCGCTGCCCGACGGCGACCAGATGAACGAGCACGGCTTCCACGCGTTCTTCCGGCAGTACTACAACTGGCGCTCCATTCTGCGCCGGGTCGACCCGAAGCTGGGCTTCCTCAAGCCGATCCCCGGCTATCCGATCCTGTCCGGGCAGTGGCCGACCGAGGAGTTCGGCAAGCTGCCGCCGGCGCCGCCGTTCAACCTGCTGGCGCTGCTGCTGCGCAGTCCCAGCCTGCGCCTGGCCGACCTGCGGTCGATGGACCGGGACGCCGCGCTGCCGCTGCTCACCTACCACCCCGAACGCACGTACGCCGAGTTCGACGACACCACCGCGGACGAGCTGCTCACCTCGCTGCGGCTGCCGGACCGGGCGCGGGCGATGCTCTTCGAGGTCTTCTCCCACTCGTTCTTCAACCACGAGGCGGAGATGTCGGCGGCGGAGATGATCGCCCAGTTCCACTTCTATCTGCTGGGCAACCCGGAGGGGCTGGCCTTCGACTGCCCGGACGAGGACTACGCCACGGCGATCTGGGGGCCGCTGCGCCGGCACGTCGAGGCGCACGGCGGCCGGGTGCTGACCGGCGCCCCGGCCACCCGGCTGGACCGCACCCCCGGCGGCTGGCAGGTGACCACCGGCGACGGCACGTCGTACCCGGCCGGGCACGTGGTGCTCGCCGTCGACCCGCCCGCGCTGGCCCGGCTGGTCGGCGCCTCGCCGGTGCTCGCCGGGGCCACGCCGCAGCTGGTGGAGCGGATGTCCGCGTTCGGCACGGCCGGTCCGCCGTACGCGGTGGCCCGGTACTGGATGGACGGGGACGTCCGCTCCGACCGGGCGGTGTTCAGCGGGGTGTCCCGGCAGGCCACCCTCGACTCGGTGACCCTCTACCACCGGCTGGAGAACGAGTCCCGCCGCTGGGCCGAGCGCACCGGTGGCTCGGTGGTGGAGCTGCACGCGTACGCCTGCGAGCCGGACGTGCCGGCCGAGGAGCTGGCCGAACGGATGCGGGCCGAGCTGGTCGGGCTCTGGCCGGAGGTGGCGGAGCTGCGGGTCCGCGAGCTGCGCGCCCGGGTGGAGGCGCAGGCGCCGGCGTTCACGCCGGGCAGCGACGGCTGGCGACCGGGGGTACGCACCGAGGCCGACGGGCTCTATCTGGCCGGCGACGGCATCCGCACGGAGTTCCCGAGCGCGCTGATGGAACGCTCGGCGGCCACCGGGATCGTGGCGGCCAACCACATCCTGCGCGCCGAGGGCGGCGCCGCGGAGCCGGTCCGCTCCATCCGTCCCCGGGGCCTGCTCGCCCGCCGCTGAGCCCGCCCGCCCGGTCGGGCCTCGCACCAGTCGGCGGCGCATCACTCTTTCGAGCGCGATACCTCAGAGTCATTTTGATACCTCTGAGGTATCGCGCTCGTTCCCTCGTTGCCCCTCGACCATATACCGGTTTGGTTACAATTATCCGGATCGGTGTGATGGTGCCCGCCCGGACAGAGCGGGCGGCCGGTCAGGTGAGGGAGGTCCGTGCAGCCAGCCGATCAGCTGCGGTGGGAGGCCCCGTCCGACGACGACCGGGGCGGCCACGAGCGACCCGCCGTGGTGACCGCGCTGCACCTGGGCTGGTGGCTGGCCGACGCCTTCCACACCGTGCTGCACCCGTACGCCTGGTCGCCCGAGGGCGGGGACGGCTCGCCGCCGGAGCCGCCCCGCAAGCTGGCGAACTTCACCGAGATGCCGGTGGCCGGCCGGCTGCGGATGTATCTCGACGGCGTGGACGTCGCACTGGCCCGGATCGCCGCGTCGACCGCCGACGGTCGGCCGCAGCCGAGCACGTCGGCGGCGCGGTCCCGGCTCGACCGGGCCGGACCGCCGTGGGCCGAGGACGCCGCGGAACTGCTGTCGGCGCTCGACGAGCTGAACATGGACGTGCTGCGCTGGACGATGGCGACCGACCACCGGGTGGGGCTGGCGTACCGGCTGGGCCGGTCGCTGGCCGACACCGTCCGCAACTGCGAGCTGGAGCCGCTGACGCCACGCTTCAACGGGCGGCAGGCGCAGCTCTCCCGCTGGCTGCGGACGCTGGCCAGCGCGCTGCCGCCGTTCTCCGCCGAGGTGGTCCGCGGCTCCCTGGCCGCCTGGACGACGGCCGTCGACGCCGCAACCTCCGCCGGGCCGCCCGGCACGCCGACCGTCCGGGAGCTGGCCACCGCCGTACGCGATCAGGGCGAGCTGTGGCGCGGCGTACTCACCGGTGAGCTGGACCCCCGCGACCTGCTCGACGAGGACGACTACGCCGTGGTGGCACGGCGCCTGGTCATCCGGGACCGGCGGCTGGTCACGGAGGCGGTCCGCGGCATCTTCCGGCCGGTGCTGGTCCCGCTGCTGGCCGCCCTGCTCGCCGTGGTCGGGGTGAGCGCCCTGGCGGCCAGCGGCTCGCCCACCACCCGGGCCGCGATCGCGCTGGTCGGCCTGGGCGGCGGCCTCGCCGCGATCTGGCGGTCGGTCTCCCGACCCGCGCTCGCCGTCGCCGGCCAGGTCAACCGCCCGCTGCTGGACGCCGAACTGATCGTCCAGATGGTCGACCGGGTGACCGAACCGCTGTGGCGGGCCGGGGCGCGACGGTAGCCCGGACCACGACGAACCGGGCCGGCCGCGATCGCATCGAAATGCGTTGCCGCCCCTCCCGGCCACGCCTACCGTGATCACGCAGGCCAGCCGACGTGTCGAGCCGCCCGGACCAGCGCGTCCCCGGGCGGCTCGTTGCTACCCGGGACCGGCCCGCCCGTCCCGCCGCCGACCGGCGCCGGGGCGCCACCGCCAGCGAAGGGAGAGCCCGGTGGACGCCGTCCTCGTCATCAACGCCGACCTCGGCCCGCTGCACCGGGTCACCGTCCAACACGCCATCCGGATGATCTGCCGTCGGGTCGCCGAGATCCACGAGGCGGAGCCGGACCGGGTGATCGGCGTCTACCCGATGCCCCGGGTGGTCCGCCTGGTCCGGTACGTGGTCACCCGCTGGCGGTTCAGCGCCGGACCGGGCTGGTCGCGGGCCGGGGTGCTGCGCCGCGACGGCCACCGTTGCGCCTACTGCGGGGCCCTCGCCACCACCGTGGACCACGTGCTCCCCCGCTCCCGGGGCGGGCGCAACACCTGGAAGAACACCACGGCCGCCTGTTACGGCTGCAACCAGCGCAAGGGTGACCGGACCCCGGCCGAGGCGGGCATGCCGCTGCGCCGGGAGCCGGCGACGCCGAGCTGGGTGGCGCTGGTCGGGCGCTGACCGGGACCGGCCGGCGGGCACAGGGGGCCGCGTCGGAGGTACGCCTCCGGCGCGGCGCCCGCCGGCCCTCTTACTCAGTCCACGGAGTCCGCCGGGTGCGCCGCCAGGAACGCCTCGGCCCGGCGGGCGTCCCGGAGGACCGAGATCGCGGCGACGACGAAGATCGCCGCCATCGCCAGCGTCAACGCCAGCCAGAACCAGGAGTACCTGGACAGCGCCTGCCCGCCGAAGACCAGCATCAGGCAGACGAACACCCAGATCAGCCAGCGGTTGGCGGCCATCTGCCCGGCGACGTTCCGCAGCACCGCCGGGTCCTCCCCGGCCGCGGGCTCGTTGCGGCGGATCTTCCGGGCCAGCTCCCGGCGGCGCGACCAGCTCAACGCCCAGAGCCGGGACTCCCGGTTGGCCTTGAGCCGGCCGCTGCGGTGGCCGTACACCAGCAGGCCGACGTCACCGAGCAGCCCGAGCGCCACCATGCCCAGACCCAGGTTCTCCGCCCAGCCGGGCGGGTCTCCCCGCCAGCCCGGCAGCTCGTCCCCGCCGGTGACCGCCCCGATGACGAACCCGAGGATCGCCGCCACCAGTCCCGCGCCGATCAGCAGCAACCGGAACCGCCGCCGCCCGCGGGTTATCCGCCCCTGTTCACTGTCGTCCATGATGGACCCCCGTTCGTCGACGGCGGACGTACCCATCGACGGGGGTCGGGCAAACGGCGGTCAGTGCCGGCCGGGCGGCGCCCAGCCGAAGCGCGGCGGCCGGCGCTCGTTGGCCGCCGCCACCCCCTCGCGGGCCTCGCCGCTGGCCCGGACCTGCCCGTGCCACCAGGCGATCCGGGCGTCGTCGGCCCGGTCGTCGACGATCTCCTTCGCGGCGGCCACGGTGAGCTGCGAGCGGACCGCGACGGCGGCGGTGATCCCGTCGACCCGCTCGGCGAGGCGGTCCGGCGGCAGCAGCTCGTCGACCAGGCCGGTCCGCAGCGCCCGGTCCGCGTCGATCAGCTCGCCGGTGAAGAGCAGGT
Protein-coding sequences here:
- a CDS encoding phosphatase PAP2 family protein, whose protein sequence is MVRHTATEAVPSPPAGSVVRVREPTTVRRNVRLRAVRPPGWWPDALLIVVLVALTVALAAHQLFGIDRAVADWADAHRPTAARWTAMTLNYLGQGTPLTLIAAGLGVLLAVRLRSVRPLLPPVTAFVLTYLTIGPLKVWTARPAPSASSKEPFLPPERTLPLFQHDLPVSYAQSYPSGHVANAIVWYGVIALLLAPLLATYGRRMPPGVVTGIRVVPPLVVFCTTIYLGWHWLTDSVAGLALGFLLDRLLRRMPWDDLPLPGRLREHDRPFMSYP
- a CDS encoding APC family permease yields the protein MDRLARRLGLADAVVIGLGSMLGAGVFVVFAPAAAAAGGGGLLLAVAVAGFVAFCNATSSARLAARYPESGGTYVYGRERLSPFAGFLAGWGFVVGKTASCAAMALTIGAYAWPGRAREVAAAAVVAVTAVNVRGIGRTALATRVLVTVTLTVLAVVAVTGAPHVAVDQLDGLARTGDRGVLTAAGLLFFAFAGYARIATLGEEVREPERTIPRAVPLALGIVLAIYLTLAVVALGVLGEQRLAAASAPLAEVVTAAGLPGLAWLVRAGATVAVVGVLLSLLAGVGRTTLAMARRRDLPGALAAVHPRYQVPHRAELAVAAVVIVVVALGDVRGAIGFSSCTVLVYYAIANASALTLGREPGRKLPVQLLAALGLVGCVALAVSLPVSSTLAGFAVLALGTAGYALRHRLRPTTR
- a CDS encoding potassium channel protein; the encoded protein is MAEPLRDRARRATGWRLRGNGDPRPHYVVCGSDPLAYWVVRALLGSGSSAGRIRVTLVVPERRRSEGPDGRDLQGIEVVRADRLDESTFRRAGLAGADGLALLRQDDVGNMHATLCAQEVEPRLRLVVRMFNTSLANGLRQLFPDSAVLSDASMAAPAFVAAALGEVAPTHFRHAGRTLYVARRADVRPDDVVCGLAVTTDPDLIRVLPADEESADVVLAEATGQPAGTELAARRLVRARRRRRPFAVLVRAVRSFATRKIGIAVLLLLGVIATLGWLNARAAHVDWADALYLTLVTTLSGQDPDLAKPVAAQVMQVVLNLAGLALIPLITAAVVDGIVNARLALHSGRIQPDRTGHVVVVGLGNIGTRVMAQLHDFGVEVVAIDRDPDARGAALAHRLGVPLIVGDAGLEETLRAASVATCQALVVVSTDDGTNLRAALNARAIDADLPVVLRLFDGDFAERIQKAFGIGISRSVSYLAAPAFAVALLDRAVVATIPVGRHALLVTEVPVVAGSPLDGRPLAAVARPGEVRLLAHSRPGRKADWSTDPRVVIQAGDRLTVVARRAGLSALLRETTPLPPPVPPAPREAPE
- a CDS encoding MSMEG_6728 family protein; the protein is MQTFLPYPDFLASARTLDQKRLGKQRVETIQVLRGLTRPDYGWRNHPAVKMWAGYEEALVRYGLDVCAVWSEPGRADTCAATMTTDLATACGLTRIRGQAELAEAGELPPWLGREDLHLSHRSSLVRKAPEHYRPLFGDVPPDVEYVWPASDRPRRCLP
- a CDS encoding hydroxysqualene dehydroxylase; the protein is MTLSQVVGRLIGVRERVVDPGGGGAPRVPHPVEAVVVGGGIAGMSAAVVLVERGVRVTVLEAAPTLGGRLGAWPAALPDGDQMNEHGFHAFFRQYYNWRSILRRVDPKLGFLKPIPGYPILSGQWPTEEFGKLPPAPPFNLLALLLRSPSLRLADLRSMDRDAALPLLTYHPERTYAEFDDTTADELLTSLRLPDRARAMLFEVFSHSFFNHEAEMSAAEMIAQFHFYLLGNPEGLAFDCPDEDYATAIWGPLRRHVEAHGGRVLTGAPATRLDRTPGGWQVTTGDGTSYPAGHVVLAVDPPALARLVGASPVLAGATPQLVERMSAFGTAGPPYAVARYWMDGDVRSDRAVFSGVSRQATLDSVTLYHRLENESRRWAERTGGSVVELHAYACEPDVPAEELAERMRAELVGLWPEVAELRVRELRARVEAQAPAFTPGSDGWRPGVRTEADGLYLAGDGIRTEFPSALMERSAATGIVAANHILRAEGGAAEPVRSIRPRGLLARR
- a CDS encoding HNH endonuclease, with the protein product MDAVLVINADLGPLHRVTVQHAIRMICRRVAEIHEAEPDRVIGVYPMPRVVRLVRYVVTRWRFSAGPGWSRAGVLRRDGHRCAYCGALATTVDHVLPRSRGGRNTWKNTTAACYGCNQRKGDRTPAEAGMPLRREPATPSWVALVGR